In Lepus europaeus isolate LE1 chromosome 22, mLepTim1.pri, whole genome shotgun sequence, the following are encoded in one genomic region:
- the LOC133751188 gene encoding collagen alpha-1(I) chain-like: MRGRRQGGSEKLPQSGAGRLGARAAGETRASEKPTAVSLRPPKACAPTRPHTHARTHSPGHALGRARQPRSAAPSVHAPPRPPLLAPGRRPPLPTPRKPLDAGVARLPGSARLGRPSPPRAADAAPRREGAGRAADRGAQPRRRVPGPPAASGGGRGGRKAAAGAPLLTGWASLRGGGRAAAAPPRTSAAGRPRLAAPTLGAPHFSLHVFTLVPSRAGFSRLSPEPTSPPHPGEAGASHEPFVLGPFRVGCDLPTWGSKIPQAQLGSFPIYLQTGWSRRPEAREGAEGRSRGPRGKQLPDLATGQLPGDSVSESKGSIHRSPLWTPRKAGKCFVTDSSGSPGCSPEVSADPAQTGVHLPEEAAKKRSVWRKNIQNKRRAKRCPVARCRRNFHGYGRGRVKSEGKRPPRVPAAGKQSIVAQKSPCPRGTGHDPRLAPPPRPGRTRGKSRAAGLPGSAAHRLTGRSAARLCRTRSFTRAGGGLGEPEAPVISGEQVFQNLAAPLTSSPTLQAGLQPRTRNPGALPAAWGAPGACNDLASQSRAEGRFRGEPENLLGRRVAGG, translated from the exons ATGAGAGGACGGAGACAGGGAGGCTCGGAAAAGCTTCCCCAAAGCGGCGCCGGCAGGCTGGGGGCCCGAGCAGCCGGTGAGACCAGGGCGAGTGAGAAGCCCACTGCAGTGTCACTCCGGCCCCCGAAGGCGTGTGCGCCCACACGCCCGCACACACACGCCCGCACACACTCGCCCGGGCACGCGCTTGGGCGGGCACGTCAGCCTCGCTCGGCCGCGCCGAGCGTACACGCCCCACCCCGGCCGCCGCTGCTCGCCCCCGGGCGacgccccccactccccaccccgcgAAAGCCATTGGACGCAGGAGTGGCGCGGCTCCCGGGGAGCGCGCGGCTAGGGCGACCCTCCCCGCCGCGCGCCGCAGACGCCGCGCCACGGCGGGAGGGCGCGGGGCGCGCAGCGGACCGCGGTGCCCAGCCCCGGCGGCGGGTCCCCGGGCCCCCGGCAGCgagcggcggcgggcgcgggggccGGAAAGCCGCGGCGGGCGCGCCGCTACTTACTGGCTGGGCGAGCCTGC GAGGCGGAGGAAGGGCCGCTGCGGCCCCGCCGCGGACCTCTGCCGCGGGGCGACCTCGTCTCGCCGCTCCCACCTTGGGCGCCCCCCACTTCTCACTTCATGTCTTCACTCTGGTCCCCTCCCGCGCCGGGTTCTCCCGCCTGAGCCCCGAACCCACGTCCCCGCCGCACCCGGGGGAGGCCGGTGCCAGCCATGAGCCTTTTGTTCTGGGGCCGTTCCGCGTCGGCTGCGATCTCCCCACCTGGGGAAGCAAGATTCCCCAGGCGCAGCTTGGTTCCTTCCCCATCTACCTGCAGACCGGCTGGAGCCGCCGCCCGGAGGCCAGAGAGGGGGCTGAAGGAAGGAGCAGAGGCCCCAGAGGAAAGCAGTTACCAGACCTGGCGACCGGGCAGCTGCCCGGGGACTCG GTTTCTGAGTCCAAGGGCAGCATCCACAGAAGTCCACTGTGGACTCCAAGAAAGGCTGGCAAGTGCTTTGTCACCGACTCTTCAggcagcccaggctgcagccctgaGGTCTCTGCAGACCCGGCTCAG ACTGGAGTCCACTTGCCCGAAGAAGCAGCAAAGAAGCGGTCTGTGTGGaggaaaaacatccaaaacaaacgCCGCGCCAAGCGGTGCCCTGTCGCCCGGTGCCGCCGCAACTTCCATGGCTACGGCCGCGGGCGGGTAAAGTCTGAGGGGAAGAGACCGCCCCGGGTGCCTGCGGCAGGAAAACAAAGCATCGTGGCGCAAAAGTCTCCCTGCCCTCGAGGCACCGGCCACGACCCCCGGCTGGCGCCGCCGCCGCGTCCTGGGCGCACACGCGGGAAAAGCCGCGCTGCGGGTCTCCCGGGCTCTGCGGCTCACAGGCTGACTGGCCGGAGCGCGGCCAGGCTTTGCCGCACCCGCTCTTTCACGCGCgccgggggagggctgggggagcccGAGGCCCCAGTCATCTCTGGCGAGCAAGTTTTCCAGAACTTGGCTGCCCCCTTGACCTCCTCCCCAACGCTGCAGGCCGGGCTGCAGCCGCGAACCCGGAACCCGGGCGCGCTGCCTGCCGCGTGGGGCGCCCCGGGTGCCTGCAATGACCTGGCCAGCCAGAGCAGAGCGGAAGGCCGATTCCGGGGTGAGCCGGAGAATTTGCTGGGACGGCGAGTGGCGGGGGGGTGA